GTCGCTGATGGAATAACGCATGTTGGCGATCCCGCCCTCGTACATGAGGTCTACGATGAGCTTCAACTCGTGGAGGCATTCGAAATATGCGATTTCCGGCTGATAACCTGCCTCGACGAGGGTGTCAAAACCGGCGCGCACGAGTTCCGATGCGCCGCCGCAGAGGACAGCCTGTTCGCCGAAAAGGTCCGTTTCCGTCTCTTCCTCAAATGTCGTCTCGATGACACCGGCACGCGTCGCGCCTATGCCTTTCGCGTAGGCCAGGGCGGTCTCTTTTGCCTTTTTCGTGTGATCCTGGTAGATGGCGATGAGTGACGGCACGCCCGCGCCCCGCTCGTATTCCCTTCTTACAAGGTGACCCGGGCCCTTGGGTGCTATCATGACGACGTCGATGTCCGTCGGCGGGACTATCTGGTTGTAATGGATATTGAAACCGTGGGAGAAAACGAGGGTCTTCCCTTTTTTGAGATTGCCCTTTATCTCGTTCTTGTAAAGTTCGGCCTGGAGGTTGTCCTGGGCCAGGATCTGAATTACGTCTGCGTCTTTCGCTGCTTTTGCGGCGCTGACGGGTTTGAACCCCTGTTTCACGGCAAGTTTGAAGTTTGCTGTCCCTTCCAGTTCCGCCACAATGACGTCGACCCCGCTGTCTCTGAGGTTCTGTGCCTGGGCATGGCCCTGGCTGCCGTATCCGACTATAGC
This window of the Syntrophorhabdaceae bacterium genome carries:
- the ilvC gene encoding ketol-acid reductoisomerase, whose amino-acid sequence is MAKIYYDRDADLKVLKNRKIAIVGYGSQGHAQAQNLRDSGVDVIVAELEGTANFKLAVKQGFKPVSAAKAAKDADVIQILAQDNLQAELYKNEIKGNLKKGKTLVFSHGFNIHYNQIVPPTDIDVVMIAPKGPGHLVRREYERGAGVPSLIAIYQDHTKKAKETALAYAKGIGATRAGVIETTFEEETETDLFGEQAVLCGGASELVRAGFDTLVEAGYQPEIAYFECLHELKLIVDLMYEGGIANMRYSISDTAEYGDITRGRRIINEETREEMRIILDEIQSGEFAREWILENMAGRPVYTAVTRIDREHLIEQVGKKLRSMMGWIGRKG